A DNA window from Mauremys reevesii isolate NIE-2019 linkage group 17, ASM1616193v1, whole genome shotgun sequence contains the following coding sequences:
- the LOC120384960 gene encoding heat shock cognate 71 kDa protein-like — MTKDNNLLGKLELTGIRPAPRGVPQLEVKFDIDANGLLNVSAVDKSTGKENKITITNDKGRQCIVQVASKKDIERMVQEAEKYKAEDKKQLDKVSSKNSLESYAFNMKATVEDEKLQGKISDEDKQKILDKCNEIINWVDNNQAAEREEFEHQQKELAKVCNPIITKL; from the exons ATGACAAAAGACAACAACTTGCTGGGCAAGCTTGAGCTGACTGGCATCCGTCCAGCTCCAAGGGGTGTACCTCAACTTGAAGTAAAATTTGATATTGATGCCAATGGCCTCCTTAATGTGTCTGCTGTGGACAAGAGTACTGGCAAGGAGAACAAGATCACAATTACCAATGACAAAGGTAGGCAGTGCATAGTccag GTCGCAAGCAAGAAAGACATTGAACGCATGGTCCAGGAAGCAGAGAAATACAAAGCAGAAGATAAGAAACAGCTTGATAAGGTGTCTTCCAAGAATTCTCTAGAATCCTATGCTTTCAATATGAAGGCCACTGTTGAAGATGAGAAGCTCCAGGGCAAGATCAGTGATGAGGACAAACAGAAAATCCTGGACAAATGCAATGAAATTATCAACTGGGTGGATAACAATCAG gctgctgagagagaagagtTTGAACATCAACAGAAGGAGCTGGCGAAGGTCTGCAACCCCATCATCACCAAGCTgtag